The following proteins are co-located in the Candidatus Omnitrophota bacterium genome:
- the lysS gene encoding lysine--tRNA ligase, translating to MSAHSQEHQEHQEHVEESELIKQRRAKLDDITRKGIYAYGGRYDTTSTIKALKDDFTEGRSVSVAGRIMAVRSHGKSSFYDIKDSTGKMQAYLKEDIVGPEAFSLLKDLDIGDFIGVKGDTFKTRTGEATVIVKEFTILAKSLRPLPEKWHGLKDVETRYRQRYVDLIVNDDVREVFVTRSRITSEIRRFLDEKGFIEVETPMMQAMSGGAAGKPFKTHHEALGIDLFLRIAPELYLKRLLVGGLGKVYEINRSFRNEGISIKHNPEFTMLEVYENYSDCEGMMKLTEDLVRGLAQKVLGRIEIEYQGKTIDLSKWERVSFADLMKEQFGIIPSDSREQWIKKLKTKGIEMEGKDVSRTQIINIVGDLVEPKAGNHPVFVVDMFKELCPLAKTKPGNPDLTDRFELYMGGMEIANAYSELNDPIEQKKRFEDELQGAKDGKRNIDEDFVTALEYGMPPAGGLGIGIDRLVMILTNSPSIRDVILFPQLKPQT from the coding sequence ATGTCCGCACATTCACAAGAACACCAAGAACACCAGGAACACGTAGAAGAGAGCGAACTTATAAAACAGCGTAGGGCGAAGCTCGATGACATTACAAGGAAAGGTATTTACGCATACGGCGGAAGATATGACACAACTTCTACGATAAAGGCCCTGAAGGATGATTTTACCGAAGGCAGGAGCGTGTCTGTGGCGGGCAGGATAATGGCAGTGCGTTCGCACGGTAAAAGCTCTTTCTATGATATTAAAGATTCGACCGGAAAGATGCAGGCATATCTAAAAGAAGATATCGTCGGGCCCGAAGCGTTCTCGCTGTTAAAGGATCTTGATATCGGTGATTTCATAGGCGTCAAAGGCGATACATTCAAGACGCGCACCGGCGAAGCTACCGTAATCGTAAAAGAATTTACAATACTGGCGAAATCCTTACGTCCGCTTCCGGAAAAATGGCACGGGTTGAAGGATGTTGAAACCAGATACCGGCAGAGATATGTAGACCTTATCGTTAATGACGATGTGAGGGAGGTATTCGTAACGCGCTCGCGTATAACGAGCGAGATAAGGCGATTCCTCGACGAGAAAGGGTTCATCGAAGTCGAAACGCCCATGATGCAGGCGATGTCTGGGGGTGCGGCCGGAAAGCCGTTCAAGACGCACCACGAGGCACTCGGGATAGACCTGTTCCTGAGGATAGCGCCGGAGTTATACCTGAAGAGGCTTCTGGTGGGAGGATTAGGGAAAGTTTATGAGATAAACAGAAGCTTCAGGAACGAAGGTATATCGATAAAGCATAATCCAGAGTTTACGATGCTTGAAGTGTACGAAAACTACTCCGACTGCGAAGGCATGATGAAGCTGACCGAGGATCTCGTAAGAGGGCTTGCGCAAAAAGTTTTGGGGCGCATTGAAATAGAGTATCAGGGAAAAACTATAGATCTCTCGAAGTGGGAGAGGGTATCCTTCGCAGATCTGATGAAAGAACAGTTCGGTATCATTCCGTCCGACAGCCGCGAGCAGTGGATTAAAAAATTGAAGACAAAAGGGATCGAGATGGAGGGTAAGGATGTTTCGAGAACGCAGATAATAAATATAGTCGGCGATCTCGTCGAGCCGAAAGCGGGTAACCATCCGGTCTTTGTCGTGGATATGTTCAAAGAACTCTGCCCTCTCGCTAAAACGAAGCCCGGTAATCCGGACCTGACCGATAGGTTCGAACTCTACATGGGCGGCATGGAGATAGCCAATGCTTATTCGGAGCTCAATGATCCGATAGAACAGAAGAAGCGGTTTGAGGACGAACTTCAGGGCGCCAAAGACGGTAAAAGGAATATCGATGAGGACTTCGTGACCGCTCTGGAATATGGCATGCCCCCCGCAGGAGGCCTTGGGATAGGCATAGACCGCCTCGTTATGATACTGACAAATTCTCCGTCCATACGAGATGTGATACTATTTCCGCAGTTAAAGCCGCAAACATGA
- a CDS encoding YifB family Mg chelatase-like AAA ATPase: MIAKVFSSCVIGVDAYEVAVETDTGGGLPGINIVGLPDASVKESRDRIKSAIKNSGFSFPTRKVTINLAPADVKKEGALFDLPIALSVIMSEGLIERANLEDFVFLGELSLDGRIKPVKGALPIAMALKNMKKKILVLPADNSREVAMVTDAKIYPVTALKDVVEFLNGKLEIKPQEQNAGCIVKRVPKYRVDFNDVKGQEHVKRGLEVAAAGSHNVLLIGPPGSGKSMLAKRLPTILSDMTLEESLETSKIQSVAGLLPPNKGLSITRPFRSPHHTISDAALVGGGTNPAPGEISLAHNGVLFLDELPEFKKSVLEVMRQPLEDGTITISRVANRLTFPSKFMLVAAMNPCPCGYFTDPKRECHCSPFQIQSYLSKISGPLLDRIDIHLDVPRLKLENLTDKRRGEPSEEIRKRVDIARDIQKQRYKSEGVHFNAHLESKELEKFCVLAKEGEELLKLAILELGISARAYDKILKVARTIADLDGKEIIESHHISEAISYRSLDRNLWG, translated from the coding sequence ATGATAGCGAAGGTATTTTCCAGTTGTGTTATAGGTGTAGACGCTTACGAGGTAGCGGTAGAGACAGATACGGGCGGAGGGTTGCCTGGAATAAATATTGTGGGATTACCAGACGCTTCCGTAAAGGAATCGCGCGACAGGATAAAATCGGCGATAAAAAATTCGGGATTCTCCTTCCCCACCAGAAAAGTAACGATAAACTTAGCGCCCGCAGATGTGAAGAAAGAAGGCGCTTTATTTGACTTACCCATCGCGTTATCGGTGATCATGTCCGAAGGCCTGATAGAACGCGCGAACCTGGAAGATTTCGTATTTCTCGGAGAGCTTTCGCTCGACGGCCGGATAAAGCCGGTAAAAGGGGCTTTACCTATCGCCATGGCTTTAAAAAACATGAAGAAAAAAATACTCGTCCTCCCCGCCGATAATTCCCGGGAGGTTGCGATGGTAACGGATGCAAAGATATATCCGGTAACTGCATTAAAAGATGTGGTCGAATTTTTAAACGGCAAACTCGAAATCAAACCGCAGGAACAGAATGCCGGTTGCATAGTAAAACGCGTCCCGAAATACCGCGTGGATTTTAACGACGTCAAAGGGCAGGAACATGTAAAACGCGGACTGGAAGTCGCGGCCGCCGGATCTCACAACGTCCTGCTGATTGGGCCGCCGGGTTCTGGAAAGAGCATGTTGGCAAAGCGCCTTCCTACCATACTCTCCGATATGACGCTCGAGGAAAGCCTGGAAACCTCAAAGATACAGAGCGTGGCCGGATTATTGCCGCCAAATAAAGGCTTGAGCATAACGCGACCGTTTCGCTCTCCGCACCACACGATTTCGGATGCCGCGCTTGTCGGAGGCGGGACGAATCCAGCACCAGGAGAAATAAGCCTGGCTCATAACGGCGTATTGTTTTTAGATGAGCTTCCGGAATTCAAAAAAAGTGTCCTCGAAGTCATGAGACAACCGCTCGAGGACGGCACCATAACCATATCTCGTGTAGCCAACCGGCTAACTTTCCCTTCGAAATTCATGCTCGTCGCCGCCATGAACCCCTGCCCGTGCGGATATTTTACCGACCCGAAACGCGAATGCCACTGCTCCCCTTTCCAAATACAGTCCTATCTTTCAAAGATATCCGGGCCGCTTCTGGACAGGATAGACATCCACCTCGATGTCCCTCGCCTGAAATTAGAGAATCTGACGGACAAGCGCCGGGGCGAACCGTCCGAAGAGATACGCAAGCGGGTTGATATCGCAAGAGATATTCAAAAACAGCGGTACAAAAGCGAAGGCGTGCATTTCAACGCGCATCTCGAGTCGAAGGAACTGGAAAAATTCTGCGTTCTCGCTAAAGAAGGTGAGGAGCTTCTAAAGCTCGCGATATTGGAACTTGGCATCTCCGCCCGGGCTTACGACAAAATACTTAAAGTCGCGCGCACGATCGCCGACCTCGACGGTAAAGAGATCATTGAATCTCATCACATATCGGAGGCGATATCATACAGGAGCCTGGACAGGAATTTGTGGGGATAA
- a CDS encoding diguanylate cyclase yields the protein MDEKKRSVEELELDLEALRRKIASLESGDDARKRIDDVLNRFCESTYSAIFNAASDAIFISEIEQARIIDANEKACEMYCYPKEEILKLTIYDLGILQEPFTAQEAKRLMNKAVNGEPQLFEWVCKDKVGRQFWVEVNLRRAVVGGKYHLLSVVRDISERKKLEESLAKINETFLAFGPNPVENINRLTALCGDLLGADYALYNRLEEGVLRACGQWRVPEGFAQKDSAEGHVCYEVIKRQSAGVLVVGNLPDTEYAGTDKSISAYELRTYLGCAVKFGGTYVGSLCALYKYDFEPADDDKKIMEIIASAIGVEEERRSAEDISHLARFSIDNASDAIFWVGVDARIMYVNEMACKMLGYSQDELLSMKIADIDPDFQKERWSEHWKELKERRSFTFETAHRKKDGILLPVEVCVNYLEYEGSEYNFATARDITKRKLQEEAILRRDYQLEILSRTSQHINAILEIPVIMRTLVTAAMELVDASGGMAGLLEDSKMKFVEYVREGKIEPVDYSFSHGPSLPGWVIDTSKPYIANDAEHDSHVAVDFQKTFSLRNLVNVPVLNRNGELLGCFEIHNKNQGLPFDAEDVFMLQGLAASAAVALENAKTIAERNKAESERVKLNKELIKSNARLEKLALKDTLTGLYNHQYLKEVIEAEFYRARRYGLSLSVVMLDIDYFKSINDVYGHEFGDIVLKQFAAYLTKMVRKYDTVIRYGGEEFLIISPGVDQGKGQIMAQRILDAVGLYNFGNKSHVVKLKLSVAVAAYPDTGMARGLDLINTADKILSKVKEVGGNRVFSSYDLSNKKDMMPKGVEPTDIRFLKEKIDKLSRSGKQSLVEFIFAFAKTIELKDHYTGEHVEDTVHYATQLASKLHLPQDDIENIKEASILHDLGKIGISDKILLKKSKLTKKEFDAIKRHPQIAADIIRPIQFMHDIIPLVLYHHERWDGKGYPAGLKGEEIPLGARIIAVADVYQALTSNRPYRKAFSKKAAMDMIRKDSGTHFDPKVVDMFLKLIGKEKR from the coding sequence ATGGATGAAAAAAAGCGTTCGGTAGAAGAATTGGAGTTGGACCTGGAGGCCCTGCGTCGCAAGATCGCGAGCCTGGAATCCGGCGACGATGCCCGTAAGCGCATAGATGATGTTTTGAATCGTTTTTGCGAATCCACGTATAGCGCCATATTCAATGCCGCCAGCGACGCCATATTCATAAGCGAGATCGAGCAGGCCAGGATAATAGATGCCAACGAGAAGGCCTGCGAGATGTATTGCTACCCCAAGGAAGAGATACTTAAACTTACCATTTACGACCTCGGGATACTCCAGGAGCCTTTCACCGCCCAGGAGGCAAAACGTCTTATGAATAAGGCGGTAAACGGTGAGCCGCAGTTATTTGAATGGGTGTGCAAAGATAAGGTTGGCAGGCAGTTCTGGGTCGAGGTCAATTTGAGGCGCGCCGTAGTGGGCGGTAAATACCATCTTCTTTCGGTAGTCCGCGACATAAGCGAGCGCAAAAAACTCGAAGAGAGTCTGGCGAAGATAAATGAAACATTTCTTGCTTTTGGTCCTAATCCCGTCGAAAACATAAATCGCCTTACCGCCTTGTGCGGCGATCTTCTCGGTGCCGATTATGCATTGTATAATCGGCTTGAGGAAGGGGTTTTACGCGCGTGCGGTCAGTGGCGGGTGCCGGAAGGTTTTGCGCAGAAGGATAGTGCCGAAGGCCATGTATGCTATGAAGTTATTAAACGTCAGTCCGCCGGCGTATTGGTTGTCGGTAACCTTCCGGATACGGAGTATGCCGGGACAGATAAGAGCATTTCAGCCTACGAATTAAGGACGTATCTTGGCTGTGCGGTAAAATTTGGCGGCACTTATGTAGGCTCTCTCTGCGCTCTTTATAAATATGATTTTGAGCCTGCCGATGATGATAAAAAGATAATGGAGATAATAGCTTCCGCAATCGGCGTAGAGGAAGAGCGCCGTAGCGCGGAAGATATATCGCATCTGGCGCGGTTTTCCATAGATAACGCTTCGGATGCTATCTTTTGGGTAGGAGTTGACGCGCGGATCATGTATGTAAATGAAATGGCCTGTAAGATGCTCGGCTATTCTCAGGACGAGTTGCTTTCCATGAAGATAGCCGACATAGATCCGGATTTCCAAAAAGAAAGATGGTCGGAGCATTGGAAGGAGTTAAAGGAACGCAGGTCTTTTACATTCGAGACCGCCCATAGGAAAAAGGACGGTATACTTCTGCCGGTCGAGGTGTGCGTGAATTATCTCGAATACGAAGGCAGTGAGTATAATTTCGCGACCGCGAGAGACATAACCAAGCGTAAGTTGCAGGAAGAGGCGATATTGCGCCGCGATTACCAGCTGGAGATACTATCCCGCACGAGTCAGCACATAAATGCTATTTTGGAGATACCGGTTATTATGCGAACGCTCGTTACCGCCGCCATGGAGCTTGTTGATGCCTCGGGGGGCATGGCGGGGTTGCTTGAAGACAGCAAAATGAAATTTGTGGAATACGTAAGAGAGGGGAAGATAGAGCCGGTTGACTATTCCTTTTCTCATGGGCCAAGTTTGCCGGGCTGGGTTATAGATACATCGAAACCGTACATAGCTAATGATGCAGAACACGACAGCCATGTTGCCGTGGATTTTCAGAAGACATTCTCGTTGCGTAATCTCGTCAATGTACCGGTGCTTAATCGCAATGGTGAGCTCTTGGGTTGTTTCGAGATACATAATAAGAATCAGGGGTTGCCGTTTGATGCGGAAGACGTATTTATGTTGCAGGGTCTTGCCGCCAGCGCCGCCGTCGCATTGGAGAACGCCAAGACGATCGCGGAAAGAAATAAGGCCGAATCGGAACGCGTCAAGTTGAATAAAGAACTTATAAAGTCAAATGCGCGTCTCGAGAAACTCGCATTAAAAGATACGCTGACCGGTTTATATAACCATCAATACCTGAAGGAAGTTATAGAAGCCGAGTTTTACCGTGCCAGACGATATGGACTATCGCTGTCCGTAGTTATGCTCGATATAGATTATTTTAAATCTATAAATGATGTATACGGCCATGAGTTCGGTGATATAGTATTAAAACAGTTTGCCGCCTACCTGACGAAGATGGTGCGCAAATACGATACCGTGATACGTTACGGAGGAGAAGAATTTCTTATAATATCTCCCGGTGTGGATCAGGGTAAAGGACAGATAATGGCCCAGAGGATCCTGGACGCGGTCGGGTTGTACAATTTCGGCAATAAGAGCCATGTTGTCAAATTAAAGTTGAGCGTTGCCGTGGCGGCATATCCGGATACCGGTATGGCGCGCGGATTGGATCTTATAAATACCGCCGATAAAATACTTTCCAAGGTTAAAGAAGTCGGCGGCAACAGGGTTTTCTCCTCATACGATCTCTCCAACAAGAAGGACATGATGCCGAAAGGTGTGGAGCCGACCGATATCAGGTTCCTTAAGGAGAAGATAGATAAGTTGAGTCGTAGCGGTAAGCAGAGTTTGGTGGAGTTCATATTCGCATTCGCCAAAACGATAGAGTTGAAAGATCATTATACGGGTGAACATGTAGAGGACACCGTCCATTACGCGACTCAGCTGGCCTCCAAGCTTCATCTCCCGCAGGACGATATAGAGAATATAAAAGAGGCGTCTATACTGCACGACCTTGGAAAGATAGGGATAAGCGATAAGATACTGCTTAAGAAATCAAAACTTACCAAAAAAGAGTTTGACGCAATAAAGCGGCATCCGCAGATCGCGGCCGATATTATAAGACCGATACAGTTCATGCATGACATAATTCCGCTGGTATTGTATCACCATGAAAGATGGGACGGTAAGGGATATCCGGCCGGTTTAAAAGGCGAAGAGATACCGTTAGGCGCCCGTATAATAGCTGTGGCCGATGTTTACCAGGCGCTGACATCAAACCGTCCGTATCGAAAAGCGTTCTCGAAAAAGGCGGCTATGGATATGATAAGAAAAGATTCGGGGACGCATTTTGATCCGAAGGTCGTAGATATGTTCTTAAAACTAATAGGCAAGGAGAAGAGATAG
- a CDS encoding zf-HC2 domain-containing protein yields MKNTKDTIGDHPDAIKLADYLDNLLSGKEMRDIEKHVASCNECRVRLISSYESVKQFKGSTRSDKRKAKNMGRVNFYLILAIISFSLSFILPHHFLQLLVATLLLGAKWVADSKSTKMLVMIHEAWKTGGERGASEVIKRFDRVGHKV; encoded by the coding sequence ATGAAAAATACAAAAGATACGATTGGTGATCATCCGGACGCAATAAAACTTGCGGACTATCTGGATAACCTATTATCCGGCAAGGAGATGCGCGATATTGAAAAACACGTAGCCTCTTGCAATGAATGTCGCGTTCGACTGATATCCTCATATGAATCGGTAAAGCAGTTCAAGGGATCGACTCGCAGTGATAAAAGAAAGGCTAAAAACATGGGAAGGGTCAACTTCTATCTTATTTTGGCAATAATATCTTTCTCGCTATCCTTTATTCTCCCCCACCACTTCCTACAGTTACTGGTAGCTACTCTGCTTTTGGGCGCAAAGTGGGTTGCTGACTCAAAGTCTACAAAGATGCTCGTCATGATCCATGAGGCATGGAAGACGGGCGGAGAACGCGGCGCATCGGAAGTCATTAAAAGATTCGATCGCGTCGGCCATAAGGTATAA
- a CDS encoding SpoVG family protein, which produces MMEDLKLTVTRLHKLDGTGATKAFCDLSVFDSIVINGLRVVEGKDGLFVSMPREEGKDGKWYNTVFPLKREVKDEIERIVLEAYGG; this is translated from the coding sequence ATGATGGAAGACTTAAAACTCACAGTGACCCGGTTACACAAGCTGGACGGAACAGGCGCGACGAAAGCATTTTGCGACCTATCCGTATTCGATAGCATCGTGATAAACGGACTGAGAGTCGTTGAAGGCAAGGACGGGCTGTTTGTAAGCATGCCCAGAGAGGAAGGAAAGGACGGCAAGTGGTACAACACCGTCTTCCCGCTAAAACGGGAGGTTAAAGACGAGATCGAGCGGATAGTGCTCGAAGCGTATGGAGGATAG
- a CDS encoding sigma-70 family RNA polymerase sigma factor, with amino-acid sequence MRNSIKNDDAPLVEACIQKDAEAWTALISKYSSLVNTSISNRLRKYGFNPSCEETEDIRQNLFVSIWTSGKLEKVRNRRNIAYWLAIVAGNAAIAHMRQKMGAETIKFVPLLETEETEALITTPVIDDLGPGLLDHENLVETIERSIEKLPPKEQLVTKLNLLHSMGYREIAEMLKIPTGTVSSYIKRAKDKLKEELKKI; translated from the coding sequence ATGAGAAATAGCATTAAAAACGATGATGCGCCGCTGGTTGAGGCTTGTATACAGAAGGATGCCGAGGCGTGGACCGCGCTGATAAGCAAATATTCCTCCCTGGTAAACACGTCCATATCCAACCGGCTCAGAAAATACGGCTTCAACCCGTCGTGTGAAGAGACTGAAGATATACGCCAGAACCTGTTCGTTTCCATCTGGACTTCCGGGAAGCTTGAAAAAGTACGGAATAGGCGCAATATTGCCTATTGGCTCGCGATCGTCGCCGGCAATGCCGCCATAGCGCACATGCGTCAAAAGATGGGCGCGGAAACAATTAAATTCGTACCGCTACTCGAAACCGAAGAGACTGAGGCTCTAATAACCACCCCAGTAATCGACGATCTTGGCCCAGGTTTATTGGATCATGAAAATCTGGTCGAAACGATAGAGCGCTCTATAGAAAAACTGCCGCCGAAGGAACAATTAGTCACAAAACTGAACCTTTTGCATAGCATGGGGTATCGCGAGATAGCTGAAATGTTAAAAATACCGACCGGGACAGTTTCAAGTTATATTAAGAGAGCAAAAGATAAGCTAAAAGAAGAATTAAAAAAAATATGA
- a CDS encoding YraN family protein produces MGRENKMIGAMGEDAACRFLEKNGYEILERNFRTVFGEIDIIARRRGITVFVEVKTRASSSLGPPFISITKIKQLHMIRNALAYLKIRGRVYSDWRIDVASVIFDSMHNLKSVEMIENAVTEDN; encoded by the coding sequence GTGGGCCGAGAGAACAAAATGATCGGGGCGATGGGCGAAGACGCGGCTTGCCGGTTTCTGGAAAAAAACGGCTACGAAATACTGGAGCGGAACTTCAGGACGGTCTTCGGTGAGATCGACATAATAGCCAGGCGGCGCGGAATAACCGTATTCGTTGAGGTTAAAACCCGAGCTTCATCCTCTCTCGGCCCGCCCTTCATTTCGATAACGAAGATAAAACAGTTGCACATGATACGAAACGCTCTGGCATATCTGAAGATACGCGGCAGAGTATATTCTGATTGGAGGATAGATGTGGCATCGGTGATATTCGACAGCATGCATAATCTTAAATCTGTAGAAATGATCGAGAACGCCGTAACGGAGGATAACTAA
- a CDS encoding CvpA family protein, producing the protein MEILSKINWVDILVVILILRTSYVSLQDGLSHEIFPLIGSVCMLVFSLHFFNKIAVFLHNLGFILPMSILDLAGFIFTAVCVGVLFRLIKAVVDKIVKVSWHPLLEKFGGLLAGVVRGIVLTCTILILLTLIPLPYLQWSVVDRSLTGPYFLNIGHSIYEKTYNILPAQAKK; encoded by the coding sequence ATGGAGATACTGTCAAAGATAAACTGGGTCGATATTTTAGTCGTAATTCTAATACTACGAACAAGTTATGTATCTTTGCAGGATGGATTGAGCCACGAGATATTTCCGCTTATCGGTTCCGTGTGCATGTTGGTGTTTTCCCTCCATTTTTTTAATAAAATAGCGGTATTTTTACATAATCTCGGTTTTATCCTGCCAATGAGTATCCTGGATTTGGCCGGTTTTATATTTACCGCCGTATGCGTAGGTGTTTTGTTCAGATTGATCAAAGCGGTCGTGGATAAGATCGTAAAAGTGAGTTGGCACCCGCTATTGGAAAAATTCGGCGGGCTTCTTGCGGGCGTTGTCAGGGGTATTGTGCTTACATGCACGATCCTGATATTGCTGACGCTTATCCCATTACCTTATCTTCAGTGGTCTGTCGTGGACAGGTCGTTGACAGGCCCTTATTTTCTGAATATCGGCCATTCGATTTACGAGAAGACGTATAATATACTGCCTGCCCAAGCGAAAAAATAG
- a CDS encoding lipoprotein-releasing ABC transporter permease subunit, whose protein sequence is MIWQLFVSLRYLTAKRKEKFISIISLISVFGVAVGVAALIIVISVMSGFDQDLRTKIIGTYSHIEIVSDYGVKPSQEFTDKILSTPHVMACAYFLNGQALIRKDESVAGVIVKGIDAAKEVRVNNLGKYMTRGTLNPLKDNEVVLGSELADKLDVDVGGMVTLVSPALIRDKKFKPSGVFSVEGKDFRVAGVFKSGMYEYDSNLAYIGLSGAQELLAVGDMATGLSIKVDDAFNIDGVKSALRMKMGPSYDVRTWADLNRNLLEAIKLEKTVMFIILILIVMVACFNIASTLIMTVLEKTKDIGILKAIGAANSDIMAVFALEGALIGFFGTALGAIFGFLACWCLKTYKFIDLPKDVYYLDKLPVRMDPSEIILIIIASMLLSLIAAIYPAYRASRLEAVEALRYE, encoded by the coding sequence ATGATCTGGCAACTATTCGTAAGCCTCAGGTATCTTACAGCGAAACGTAAAGAGAAGTTCATATCTATCATAAGCCTGATATCGGTCTTCGGTGTCGCTGTAGGCGTTGCCGCTCTCATAATAGTTATTTCGGTAATGAGCGGTTTCGACCAGGATCTCAGAACTAAAATAATAGGTACTTATTCCCACATAGAGATCGTCTCCGATTATGGCGTCAAACCTTCACAGGAATTTACGGATAAGATTTTAAGCACTCCTCATGTTATGGCGTGCGCATATTTTTTGAATGGACAAGCTTTGATACGTAAAGATGAAAGTGTCGCCGGAGTCATAGTAAAAGGTATAGACGCCGCAAAAGAGGTTCGTGTCAATAATCTGGGTAAATATATGACGCGAGGCACCCTCAATCCCCTGAAAGATAATGAGGTGGTACTGGGAAGCGAACTTGCCGACAAGCTGGACGTAGATGTCGGTGGCATGGTAACTCTCGTTTCACCGGCGCTTATACGGGATAAAAAGTTTAAACCGTCCGGAGTATTTTCCGTCGAAGGTAAGGATTTCAGAGTCGCGGGTGTGTTTAAATCGGGCATGTATGAATATGATTCCAATCTGGCGTATATAGGGCTATCCGGCGCTCAGGAACTATTGGCGGTAGGAGACATGGCGACAGGGCTATCGATAAAGGTCGACGATGCTTTTAATATAGACGGCGTCAAGAGCGCTCTTCGCATGAAGATGGGCCCGTCGTATGATGTGCGGACATGGGCCGATCTCAATCGTAATCTCCTCGAAGCCATCAAACTCGAAAAGACGGTCATGTTCATAATATTGATATTGATAGTAATGGTCGCATGTTTCAATATCGCCAGCACCCTCATAATGACCGTTCTTGAGAAGACGAAAGATATCGGCATACTCAAGGCTATAGGCGCCGCCAACTCCGACATAATGGCGGTATTCGCGCTCGAAGGCGCGTTGATTGGTTTTTTCGGCACCGCCCTGGGCGCCATTTTCGGATTCTTGGCGTGCTGGTGTCTCAAGACGTATAAATTCATTGACCTGCCCAAGGACGTATATTATCTCGACAAGCTTCCTGTGAGGATGGATCCGTCGGAGATAATACTGATAATAATAGCGAGCATGTTGTTAAGCCTTATTGCCGCGATCTATCCGGCATATCGCGCTTCACGCCTCGAAGCGGTGGAGGCGCTCCGATATGAATAA
- a CDS encoding ABC transporter ATP-binding protein, with product MNNGLLLAKGIHKSYDNNGKRVKAVDGIDLQLNAGRSTAFIGPSGAGKSTLLHILGGLDRPTSGHVMLDGVDIYKLPDRERASIRNRRVGFVFQFYHLLPEFTALENVMMPEIIKNQKLKSKDRNVKERAGEALKLVGLTNRMTHRPGELSGGESQRVAIARAIINKPEVLLCDEPTGNLDSATSESVYELLFGLKESYALTLVIVTHDEKLSKRTDEVIRMKDGKINLP from the coding sequence ATGAATAACGGCCTTCTTCTCGCAAAAGGAATACATAAATCTTACGACAATAACGGTAAAAGGGTAAAGGCTGTCGATGGTATCGATCTTCAATTAAACGCTGGAAGATCGACGGCGTTTATAGGCCCGTCGGGCGCGGGCAAATCTACTCTGCTTCATATTCTGGGCGGTCTCGACCGGCCCACATCCGGGCATGTGATGCTGGACGGGGTTGATATCTACAAACTGCCGGACAGGGAGAGAGCTTCTATACGGAATAGGCGTGTCGGGTTCGTATTTCAATTCTATCACCTGTTACCTGAATTTACGGCGCTCGAAAATGTTATGATGCCGGAGATAATAAAAAATCAAAAGTTAAAAAGTAAAGATCGAAATGTAAAAGAAAGAGCTGGGGAGGCCCTGAAGCTTGTGGGGCTTACGAACAGGATGACGCATCGACCGGGCGAATTATCCGGAGGAGAATCTCAGCGCGTAGCTATCGCAAGGGCGATCATAAATAAGCCTGAGGTTTTATTGTGTGATGAACCTACCGGTAATCTCGATTCCGCGACCAGCGAATCGGTTTATGAGCTTTTATTTGGCCTTAAGGAGAGCTACGCTCTTACGCTTGTAATAGTTACTCACGATGAGAAGCTTTCTAAGAGGACCGATGAGGTCATACGCATGAAAGACGGCAAAATTAACCTGCCTTGA